A section of the Castanea sativa cultivar Marrone di Chiusa Pesio chromosome 12, ASM4071231v1 genome encodes:
- the LOC142621032 gene encoding inorganic phosphate transporter 1-4-like, translated as MAREQLKVLDALDVAKTQWYHFTAIIIAGMGFFTDAYDLFCISVCTKLLGRIYYHHEGAAKPGTLPPNVSAAVNGVALCGTLAGQLFFGWLGDKLGRKKVYGITLLLMIICSIGSGLSFGHDAKAVMATLCFFRFWLGFGIGGDYPLSATIMSEYANKKTRGAFIAAVFAMQGFGILTGGIFAIIISAIFQNKFDAPAYEVDALASTVPQADYVWRIIVMFGAIPAALTYYWRLKMPETARYTALVAKNAKQAANDMSKVLQVDIESEQNKVEQLAAKPANTFGLFSKEFLRRHGLHLLGTTSTWFLLDIAFYSQNLFQKDIFTAIGWIPPAKTMNAIEEVFRIARAQTLIALCSTVPGYWFTVAFIDKMGRFAIQLMGFFFMTVFMFALAFPYNHWTHKDNRIGFVVLYSLTFFFANFGPNATTFVVPAEIFPARFRSTCHGISAAAGKAGAIVGAFGFLYLAQNKDKAKADAGYPAGIGVKNALIVLGVVNFLGMLFTFLVPESNGRSLEDMSRENEDETVD; from the coding sequence ATGGCAAGGGAACAGTTGAAGGTGCTGGATGCACTTGATGTTGCCAAAACTCAATGGTACCATTTCACTGCAATTATCATTGCTGGAATGGGCTTCTTCACAGATGCATATGATTTATTCTGTATATCCGTTTGCACCAAATTGCTTGGGCGCATATACTACCATCATGAAGGTGCAGCTAAGCCTGGCACATTGCCTCCCAATGTATCAGCTGCTGTTAATGGTGTAGCACTTTGTGGAACTCTGGCAGGGCAGCTCTTTTTTGGATGGCTTGGTGACAAGTTGGGCAGAAAGAAAGTCTATGGTATCACTCTGTTGCTCATGATCATTTGCTCCATTGGTTCAGGGCTTTCTTTTGGCCATGATGCAAAAGCTGTGATGGCCACGCTTTGCTTCTTTCGGTTCTGGCTTGGATTTGGCATAGGTGGCGACTACCCACTTTCTGCTACCATCATGTCTGAATATGCTAATAAGAAAACTCGTGGAGCCTTCATTGCTGCAGTGTTCGCCATGCAAGGCTTTGGAATTTTAACTGGTGGTATATTTGCTATTATTATCTCTGCCATATTCCAGAACAAGTTCGATGCTCCTGCTTACGAAGTTGATGCACTTGCCTCAACTGTTCCCCAAGCAGATTATGTTTGGAGGATTATTGTAATGTTTGGAGCAATTCCAGCTGCACTGACTTACTACTGGAGGTTGAAGATGCCTGAAACTGCTCGTTACACGGCACTTGTTGCCAAGAATGCAAAGCAGGCTGCAAATGATATGTCAAAGGTTCTGCAGGTAGACATTGAATCAGAACAAAATAAGGTTGAGCAGTTAGCTGCAAAACCAGCCAATACCTTTGGTTTGTTCTCCAAGGAGTTTCTTCGACGACATGGACTTCACTTGCTTGGTACAACAAGCACATGGTTCTTGCTTGACATTGCATTTTACAGCCAAAACCTGTTCCAAAAGGATATTTTCACTGCAATTGGATGGATTCCTCCTGCAAAGACCATGAATGCCATCGAGGAGGTTTTTAGAATTGCAAGGGCACAAACACTGATTGCTCTTTGCAGTACTGTCCCAGGCTACTGGTTTACAGTGGCTTTCATTGACAAGATGGGAAGGTTTGCTATCCAACTGATGGGTTTCTTCTTCATGACAGTGTTTATGTTCGCCCTGGCTTTTCCATACAACCACTGGACTCATAAGGATAACCGCATTGGATTTGTTGTGCTCTATTCATTGACTTTCTTCTTTGCAAATTTCGGGCCTAATGCAACCACATTTGTTGTGCCAGCTGAAATTTTCCCAGCTAGGTTTAGGTCTACTTGCCACGGCATATCAGCAGCAGCTGGGAAGGCTGGGGCTATTGTTGGTGCATTTGGGTTTTTGTATTTGGCTCAAAACAAGGACAAGGCCAAGGCTGATGCCGGGTACCCTGCAGGCATTGGGGTGAAGAATGCGCTCATTGTGTTGGGAGTGGTCAACTTCTTGGGTATGCTGTTCACTTTTCTTGTGCCTGAATCAAATGGTAGATCATTGGAGGATATGTCCCGTGAAAACGAGGATGAAACTGTGGATTAA
- the LOC142619753 gene encoding actin-depolymerizing factor-like: MSFRWLSRPNALSGMGVADHTKNTFLELKRKKVHRYVIFKVDEGKKEVVVEKTGGPAESYDDFTAALPENDCRYAVYDYDFVTSDNCQKSKIFFIAWAPSSSRIRAKMLYATSRDRFRRELDGVHYEIQATDPTEMDLEVIKDRAH; encoded by the exons ATGTCTTTCAGATGGCTCAGCAgg CCAAATGCTTTGTCCGGCATGGGTGTTGCTGATCACACCAAAAACACGTTTTTGGAATTGAAGAGGAAGAAGGTTCACCGTTATGTGATTTTCAAGGTTGATGAGGGTAAAAAGGAGGTAGTGGTTGAGAAGACCGGTGGTCCAGCCGAGAGCTATGATGATTTCACTGCAGCTTTGCCTGAGAATGATTGCCGATATGCTGTATATGACTATGATTTTGTGACTTCTGATAACTGTCAAAAGAGCAAGATATTTTTCATTGCATG GGCTCCATCATCCTCTCGAATCCGTGCCAAGATGCTCTATGCTACATCTAGAGACAGGTTTAGACGGGAGCTGGATGGTGTCCACTATGAGATTCAGGCTACTGACCCCACAGAGATGGATCTTGAAGTGATCAAAGACCGAGCACACTGA